A DNA window from Corvus hawaiiensis isolate bCorHaw1 chromosome 11, bCorHaw1.pri.cur, whole genome shotgun sequence contains the following coding sequences:
- the KBTBD12 gene encoding kelch repeat and BTB domain-containing protein 12 isoform X1: MDHKAEEKRKQRHSLTLLEQVKRMKESAEIIDVVLVAEGEKFPCHKVVLAAFSAYFKAMFTCGLAECAQREVVLHDVSAESVSVLLHYMYSAELRLSSHNVQTVALAAYFMQMEEVCNMCQKYMMDHMDASNCVGIYYFANHIGAEDLCDQARKYLYQHFAEVSLQEEILEVEFQQLMTLIKSDDLNISREESILDLVIRWVKHSRKSRSEYLVELLKQVRLVLVSPSFLVEARKRNTMILCNSECNDMFEEALKTIQLSGHPSLSLRYGMETTDLLLCIGNNSLGIRSRHGSYADASFCYAPVTRKTYFISSPKYGEGLGCVCTGVVTEKNDIIVAGEASALKMSRQRTRNIEIYRYHQRGNHFWHSLCTTQLRELYALGTAHNDLYIIGGQMKVKNQYLVTNCVEKYSMEQGTWRSTAPLPVPLACHMVVTVKDKLYVLGGWTPQMDLPDEEPDRLSNRTFRYDPGQDKWTERAPMKFSKYRFSTAVVNGEIYVLGGIGCLGYDRGQTRKCLDAVEIYNPDGDFWRDGPPMPSPLLSLRTNSTSAGSVEGKLYLCGGFHGAARHEVITKEILELDTWENQWNVVATNVLMHDSYDVCLVARLNPRDLIPPPPDLVDQ; encoded by the exons ATGGATCACAAGgctgaggagaagagaaagcagcgCCATAGCCTGACTTTATTGGAGCAAGTAAAGAGAATGAAAGAATCAGCAGAGATAATCGATGTGGTGCTGGTTGCAGAAGGTGAGAAATTCCCCTGCCATAAGGTGGTGCTGGCTGCCTTCAGTGCCTATTTCAAAGCCATGTTCACGTGTGGCTTGGCGGAGTGCGCGCAGAGGGAAGTGGTGCTGCACGACGTCTCCGCCGAGAGCGTGTCCGTGCTCCTGCACTACATGTACAGCGCCGAGCTGCGCCTCAGTAGCCACAACGTGCAGACCGTCGCCCTGGCTGCCTACTTCATGCAGATGGAAGAGGTTTGCAATATGTGCCAGAAGTACATGATGGACCACATGGATGCTTCCAACTGTGTGGGCATCTACTACTTTGCAAACCACATCGGGGCAGAAGATTTATGTGACCAAGCGAGGAAATACTTGTACCAGCATTTTGCTGAGGTGAGCCTGCAGGAGGAAATACTAGAGGTCGAATTCCAGCAGCTGATGACTCTCATCAAATCAGATGAtctgaatatttccagggaagAGAGCATTCTGGACCTCGTCATTAGATGGGTCAAGCACAGCAGAAAGTCACGTTCAGAATACCTTGTTGAGCTCCTCAAGCAAGTGAGACTGGTACTTGTCAGCCCCTCTTTTCTTGTGGAAGCCCGGAAAAGGAACACAATGATTCTGTGCAATTCAGAATGCAATGATATGTTCGAGGAAGCACTGAAAACCATCCAGCTATCCGGCCACCCTTCCCTCAGCCTGCGATATGGCATGGAGACTACGGATCTCCTGCTCTGCATCGGCAACAACTCCCTTGGCATCAGGTCCAGGCATGGCAGCTATGCAGATGCCAGCTTTTGTTACGCTCCCGTGACACGAAAGACTTACTTCATTTCCTCCCCGAAGTATGGAGAGGGATTAGGATGTGTTTGCACCGGTGTTGTCACTGAGAAAAATGATATCATTGTGGCAGGCGAGGCAAGTGCCCTCAAAATGTCTAGACAAAGGACCAGGAACATTGAAATTTATAG ATACCACCAGCGAGGAAACCACTTTTGGCACAGTCTGTGCACCACCCAGCTCCGTGAGCTCTACGCACTGGGCACTGCCCACAACGACCTCTACATAATAGGAGGgcaaatgaaagtgaaaaatcagTATCTGGTCACAAACTGTGTGGAGAAGTACTCCATGGAGCAAGGCACCTGGAGGAGCACGGCGCCTCTGCCAGTGCCATTGGCCTGCCACATGGTGGTGACAGTGAAGGACAAGCTGTACGTGCTGGGTGGATGGACACCACAG ATGGATCTGCCTGACGAGGAGCCGGATCGATTAAGTAACAGAACGTTTCGGTACGACCCGGGCCAAGACAAATGGACGGAAAGAGCTCCAATGAAGTTCTCCAAGTACCGCTTCAGCACAGCCGTAGTCAACGGGGAGATTTATGTCTTGG GAGGAATTGGGTGCCTTGGTTATGACAGAGGACAGACACGGAAATGTCTTGATGCAGTGGAGATTTATAACCCTGATGGAGACTTTTGGAGGGATGGACCCCCTATgccttctcccctcctctccttaCGAACAAACTCTACCAGCGCAGGCTCTGTGGAAGGGAAGCTCTACCTCTGTGGAGGATTTCATGGAGCAG CTCGTCATGAAGTTATCACCAAAGAGATCCTTGAGCTGGATACGTGGGAGAACCAGTGGAATGTGGTGGCCACCAATGTCCTCATGCACGACAGTTACGATGTTTGCCTTGTGGCTCGGCTGAACCCGCGGGATCTTATCCCTCCTCCCCCAGATTTAGTGGACCAATAG
- the KBTBD12 gene encoding kelch repeat and BTB domain-containing protein 12 isoform X2, producing the protein MDHKAEEKRKQRHSLTLLEQVKRMKESAEIIDVVLVAEGEKFPCHKVVLAAFSAYFKAMFTCGLAECAQREVVLHDVSAESVSVLLHYMYSAELRLSSHNVQTVALAAYFMQMEEVCNMCQKYMMDHMDASNCVGIYYFANHIGAEDLCDQARKYLYQHFAEVSLQEEILEVEFQQLMTLIKSDDLNISREESILDLVIRWVKHSRKSRSEYLVELLKQVRLVLVSPSFLVEARKRNTMILCNSECNDMFEEALKTIQLSGHPSLSLRYGMETTDLLLCIGNNSLGIRSRHGSYADASFCYAPVTRKTYFISSPKYGEGLGCVCTGVVTEKNDIIVAGEASALKMSRQRTRNIEIYRYHQRGNHFWHSLCTTQLRELYALGTAHNDLYIIGGQMKVKNQYLVTNCVEKYSMEQGTWRSTAPLPVPLACHMVVTVKDKLYVLGGWTPQMDLPDEEPDRLSNRTFRYDPGQDKWTERAPMKFSKYRFSTAVVNGEIYVLARHEVITKEILELDTWENQWNVVATNVLMHDSYDVCLVARLNPRDLIPPPPDLVDQ; encoded by the exons ATGGATCACAAGgctgaggagaagagaaagcagcgCCATAGCCTGACTTTATTGGAGCAAGTAAAGAGAATGAAAGAATCAGCAGAGATAATCGATGTGGTGCTGGTTGCAGAAGGTGAGAAATTCCCCTGCCATAAGGTGGTGCTGGCTGCCTTCAGTGCCTATTTCAAAGCCATGTTCACGTGTGGCTTGGCGGAGTGCGCGCAGAGGGAAGTGGTGCTGCACGACGTCTCCGCCGAGAGCGTGTCCGTGCTCCTGCACTACATGTACAGCGCCGAGCTGCGCCTCAGTAGCCACAACGTGCAGACCGTCGCCCTGGCTGCCTACTTCATGCAGATGGAAGAGGTTTGCAATATGTGCCAGAAGTACATGATGGACCACATGGATGCTTCCAACTGTGTGGGCATCTACTACTTTGCAAACCACATCGGGGCAGAAGATTTATGTGACCAAGCGAGGAAATACTTGTACCAGCATTTTGCTGAGGTGAGCCTGCAGGAGGAAATACTAGAGGTCGAATTCCAGCAGCTGATGACTCTCATCAAATCAGATGAtctgaatatttccagggaagAGAGCATTCTGGACCTCGTCATTAGATGGGTCAAGCACAGCAGAAAGTCACGTTCAGAATACCTTGTTGAGCTCCTCAAGCAAGTGAGACTGGTACTTGTCAGCCCCTCTTTTCTTGTGGAAGCCCGGAAAAGGAACACAATGATTCTGTGCAATTCAGAATGCAATGATATGTTCGAGGAAGCACTGAAAACCATCCAGCTATCCGGCCACCCTTCCCTCAGCCTGCGATATGGCATGGAGACTACGGATCTCCTGCTCTGCATCGGCAACAACTCCCTTGGCATCAGGTCCAGGCATGGCAGCTATGCAGATGCCAGCTTTTGTTACGCTCCCGTGACACGAAAGACTTACTTCATTTCCTCCCCGAAGTATGGAGAGGGATTAGGATGTGTTTGCACCGGTGTTGTCACTGAGAAAAATGATATCATTGTGGCAGGCGAGGCAAGTGCCCTCAAAATGTCTAGACAAAGGACCAGGAACATTGAAATTTATAG ATACCACCAGCGAGGAAACCACTTTTGGCACAGTCTGTGCACCACCCAGCTCCGTGAGCTCTACGCACTGGGCACTGCCCACAACGACCTCTACATAATAGGAGGgcaaatgaaagtgaaaaatcagTATCTGGTCACAAACTGTGTGGAGAAGTACTCCATGGAGCAAGGCACCTGGAGGAGCACGGCGCCTCTGCCAGTGCCATTGGCCTGCCACATGGTGGTGACAGTGAAGGACAAGCTGTACGTGCTGGGTGGATGGACACCACAG ATGGATCTGCCTGACGAGGAGCCGGATCGATTAAGTAACAGAACGTTTCGGTACGACCCGGGCCAAGACAAATGGACGGAAAGAGCTCCAATGAAGTTCTCCAAGTACCGCTTCAGCACAGCCGTAGTCAACGGGGAGATTTATGTCTTGG CTCGTCATGAAGTTATCACCAAAGAGATCCTTGAGCTGGATACGTGGGAGAACCAGTGGAATGTGGTGGCCACCAATGTCCTCATGCACGACAGTTACGATGTTTGCCTTGTGGCTCGGCTGAACCCGCGGGATCTTATCCCTCCTCCCCCAGATTTAGTGGACCAATAG